One Setaria viridis chromosome 3, Setaria_viridis_v4.0, whole genome shotgun sequence DNA window includes the following coding sequences:
- the LOC117850450 gene encoding pentatricopeptide repeat-containing protein At4g14050, mitochondrial, whose translation MLSPAAAAAVRAAAGSPRPVRCAHARLLKEGLSHLVPAPALLVSAYARSGLLADSHRVFDDALRRDLHLYSALLAAVSHSPTPALALPLLRRMLSDDALRPDHFVLASLASAAARLRSLRLGRQLHAHFVASPHSGDDVVKSSLIDMYCKCGVPGDARKVFDSICVKNNVVWTALVSGYASNGYTDEALELFRSMPARGLFTWTALISGFVKAGNNSSALGLFVEMRHDGVRIDDAFVLATVIGGAADLAALLLGRQLHGFALRLGFLSSMIIGNSLVDMYSKCSDIHSAREVFERITVRDIISWTTILVGEAQHGRSEEVLSLFDRMVHAGIKPNEVTFVGLIYACSHAGLVQKGRKIFESMKLEYGIKPGLQHYTCYLDLLSRSGHLSEAEELITTMPYEPDEASWGALLSACKKHNDAQMCLKIADNLLELRPKDPSTYILLSNVYAVNRKWDSVAKVRKIMAEMEIRKNPGYSWIEAGKEFRLFHAGEVPLDVREEITGFLEELVSEMRKRGYVPDTSSVMHDLDEHEKEQHLFLHSERLAVAFGILKSPPGSVIRIVKNLRVCGDCHTVMKFISEISQRKIIVRDASRFHHFEGGKCSCSEFW comes from the coding sequence ATGctctctcccgccgccgccgccgccgtccgcgccgcggcgggctcGCCGCGGCCGGTCCGCTGCGCGCACGCGCGTCTCCTCAAGGAGGGGCTCTCTCACCTGGTCCCCGCGCCTGCTCTCCTTGTCTCCGCCTACGCCAGGTCGGGCCTCCTCGCCGACTCCCACCGCGTGTTCGACGATGCGCTGCGCCGGGACCTCCACCTCTACTCCGCGCTCCTTGCCGCCGTCTCCCACTCCCCCACCCCCGCGCTCGcgctccctctcctccgccgcatGCTCTCGGACGACGCGCTCCGCCCCGACCACTTCGTCCTCGCCTccctcgccagcgccgccgccaggctgCGCAGCCTCCGCCTCGGCAGGCAGCTCCACGCCCACTTCGTCGCCTCCCCGCACAGCGGCGACGACGTCGTGAAGTCGTCTCTGATCGACATGTACTGCAAGTGCGGCGTCCCCGGGGATGCCCGGAAGGTGTTCGACAGTATCTGTGTCAAGAACAACGTCGTGTGGACTGCGCTGGTTTCTGGGTATGCGTCGAACGGCTATACTGATGAGGCGCTGGAACTCTTCCGGAGCATGCCCGCACGCGGCCTCTTCACATGGACTGCGCTCATCTCTGGGTTTGTCAAGGCTGGAAACAATTCTAGCGCATTGGGGCTGTTTGTTGAGATGAGGCATGATGGTGTCAGGATTGATGATGCATTTGTGTTAGCCACTGTCATCGGTGGTGCGGCAGACCTAGCTGCGCTTCTTCTGGGCAGGCAGCTGCATGGTTTTGCCTTGAGGCTTGGATTCCTGTCCAGCATGATCATTGGAAACTCGCTGGTTGACATGTACTCCAAATGCAGTGACATACACTCTGCTAGGGAAGTGTTTGAGAGGATTACAGTCCGTGACATCATCTCGTGGACAACAATTCTTGTTGGAGAGGCACAGCACGGTCGATCTGAGGAAGTATTGTCTCTTTTTGACAGGATGGTTCATGCAGGAATTAAGCCCAACGAGGTGACATTTGTTGGCTTGATCTATGCTTGTAGTCACGCTGGTCTTGTTCAGAAAGGCCGGAAGATTTTTGAGTCAATGAAGCTGGAATATGGCATCAAGCCTGGACTGCAACACTATACTTGCTATCTGGACCTTCTTAGTCGCTCAGGCCATTTATCAGAAGCTGAAGAACTCATCACTACAATGCCATACGAGCCTGATGAAGCTAGTTGGGGGGCCTTATTGAGTGCTTGTAAGAAGCACAATGATGCTCAGATGTGTCTCAAGATTGCTGATAATTTACTAGAGCTGAGACCAAAAGATCCTTCAACGTATATCTTGTTATCTAATGTCTATGCAGTGAATCGCAAGTGGGATTCTGTGGCCAAGGTAAGAAAGATCATGGCTGAGATGGAAATAAGAAAAAATCCTGGGTATAGCTGGATTGAAGCTGGAAAGGAATTTCGTCTGTTCCATGCCGGGGAGGTACCACTTGATGTTAGAGAAGAAATTACTGGTTTTCTTGAGGAATTGGTCTCAGAGATGCGCAAGAGGGGTTATGTCCCTGATACTAGCTCTGTGATGCATGACTTGGATGAGCATGAAAAGGAGCAGCATCTGTTCTTGCACAGCGAGAGGCTGGCAGTAGCTTTTGGAATACTCAAGTCTCCTCCAGGATCGGTGATCCGGATTGTAAAGAATCTTCGGGTCTGTGGGGACTGCCATACAGTAATGAAGTTCATCAGTGAAATCTCACAGAGGAAGATCATCGTGAGAGATGCTAGTCGTTTCCACCATTTTGAGGGTGGGAAGTGTTCTTGTAGTGAATTCTGGTAG